Within Amphiura filiformis unplaced genomic scaffold, Afil_fr2py scaffold_386, whole genome shotgun sequence, the genomic segment GGTTTGCTTGGCTAACTATAATTAACTGAAAGCGAGGCTAAAGATTTCAAATGAGACTGGGTACATATGTAGTACAAGTACAATAGAAGTATGTGTTTAGCATCTTCCTAATtttaatttgtataattaattagGGTTCATTTCTTGACAAAATTAAATGAACTCTAATAGCCTTTAATTActtatgcagattaaaatgagcaaaatgctaaacgTACAATTTTCCTTGTACTACACATACCAAGTGTACCTACATAGTCCTTATGTAATTTGTATGTAACTTACATCTTTAGCCTTCCTTTCAGTTTTCTGCTTCGCGAACTCCATCCTAATTGGAATTAGCACCGGGAGTTGGCATAGCCAAATGTCGCCAACGGCAgcaaagtggtcaattacgaaaaggGTGAATACattgctctgccaccggactaatgggctattccacttgaaattcatgttACCCATGtggaacatttttgaaatatcacaggggcagaatgttttcaaatgtaacttgTCAGGCTTAATCATTTGCAAACTCATACTTCCCTGTATTAtggctatatcttccacaactggagtgggtATTACAAAtttatggaagttacccaattgttgattctattcaaaactcatactccatctgtggaagactacctaaatcttccacaggggtagtgtggattttaaatggaataaccgaaTATGTCATCAAAATGTGATATACAAAATTAGTTTTTATTATGAAACTATCATGTCACTAATCTATATGCAATCCTTAATTGAAGTTCTTCTTTCAAAGTAACAACTGATTAAATGAAACATGTTCAACTGTATCAAATGTCAACTGTATATAACTATGTATATAAATATCCCAATAGGCCTAGGCAATGTAACAATTATTCATCATCCCATAGCAAAGATATACGATATGGCCCAATTTGGATTCTTTGCATTAAATGAGCGTAACTTTCGATGGACTATGCTAAAATGAGAATGATACATAACATGACGGTAATTGCCATAAAGGGACGGGCATGCAGGGTCACTGTAAATGGGAATTTGTATACATGGTTTTGCATTGTATCAAAAGTAATGCTGCTAAGCacatacaagtatacattttcaaaaagaaaatacTCTAGTGCTGGCAATATACATAATATCTCCACAGGGAAAACAAATTGGCATAGAAAATAAAAAGTAGGAGTTTTCTCAAAGAACTGCTCATTTCGGAAAATGActagttttttgagaaaagtcccagatttgattttccatgcaaatttgtcCATGTAGGGTAGATATTCTGTATTTTGCACACACTATTACCTTATGACATTTGTATGACATTTATCTTCATGCCTACTCATTGATGGTTTCCTACTCATATTTATTATTGCATTTTACATTTACAAGCTGTAATTCCAAAGTTAAAGCCTGACATTATTTCCTTTCAACATTTTGTCCAGGGATGCTAAAACGGAATGCTTTTATGCACTAAGTAATGACTGCACAAAAGTAATCCTTCAAATTCATGTCATTATTCTTGTTCATGATTCCCACACACTTCATAAATAGAATTGATCACAACTTGAATTCCCTCCTGTGGTTAGTCTCTGTCAATGAAGAGACCAGGTCAGTAGGATATCATTATAATGTAGAGGCAGTATATGACCCAGATGGGTCAATGAGTGACATAAATTCTCCTTGTGTGGTGTTTTTGGGCGTGAGCCAATGTGTGCATTGCTTTTCAAATGTCGGTTGAAAAAAAGAGGTGAAAGCAGTGCAACTTAATAGTTTGTAATCAAATAATTAACACAACTCCTACATGTAGAGTACAACACAACTACTCATAATACTTATGGTGTATTGTAAAACTGTTCTGGGTATCAGTGTGAATAAAATTATGTTTAtgttgtttatacatgtacattacagtGTATTTTCTTTAGAGTACCATATTACCGGTAGTTCATATTCCTGATGATACATTTTCAAATatcttcataataattatttttattgccGCATTACATTATGTGATGGTGCTTGCTAAACACCTCTACCCTGCAGTCCTGCACTCTAATGAAATGGGGGTGAAAGTCATAAAGTAATAGAGGATAGTTTGGTACATGGATTTTCAATCTACTTCAGCAAGGTTGTGTCCGGTATCGAACAACGTGCATAAAGAAACAGTCATGAACAATATTAGACTGTGACACATTTCAGTGGTCCCAACACAGAGTGCCGTACATCAAGGAcaaaataaactggcctcaaaaagaaacttataattttatacaaggtcatatcttaaaatcctctccataaaaatgaacaaaaattgcacacaggattacttcaatactctactctaaacactggtcagtaaccaaacagttgtctaattgacacaacagcaaaatacactgacatggaacatcTTCCTGGACCAAATTCGCAGCCCAACAGATTTTCTATGAAAATAAGAATTTCATAGTCTTATTTTTATGGACATAATTGTGTACAacgatatcaaaatgatgcaattGTCAGCTGCTGCACCAGCCTGCACGAGTCTTGTTTCTTtataatagttaggaataaattaccagactcatctgaagtggagataacttcaaatcatcgccaactcacatgtttttttttttaattttctgtttcctaaaccatgtgactttggggatgatttgaagtcaaCGCCACtttagatgagtctggtatttatttctagctattatgtTAAAAGATACACATGTAGCAGCCTACAAATGCATCCTTTTGgtatggatgtacacaattagTTGGGTGTGATACAGAGTAGGcccaaataaaattgaaatggaaaatgGCTCCAAAAGAGCAATACAGCTCTGCAacactttcattcattcatacataaAACCATTCCTTCATTCACTTGTTCAGTCAATACTCAAAGAAAAATTCTTCATTCATTGAAGAAGTAATAAATGAATGACATAGCAagtgaatgaatgagtgagtaaattaataaatgaatgaatgaatgaatgaatgaatgaatgaaagtaaCAAAGAATTATGGACTAAAAGCAAGTAAGaatttgcaaataaaatgttATGACATTTGAAAATAACCTTTGATTGCTTCTGTTGCAAGGTTGGAGAATGATCAGAAGACACTCTTGGACTGAATTTGTGTAGGGGATGGGATGATTTTCACCTTAGGATTGATTGAAATCAAATCTGAAAACTATATGTAGCTGCTCAAATCACCTGCAGATTAAGTAGCTCTAATGAATTATGCAgaatgaacataattatatttctcttgttaGATGTGAAGTAATGTCAAATGTTACAGATGTAAACTGTCTGCATTGAATTATCATTAGGAATGGAAGATGTTATTTCAGCAAGTCATAAATTCCTCACCAGGAGCTGAACATATCGGCATGGAAGATCGGCAGCATTCACCCTAGGCTACTTAATCTGTCAATGACCTTATTTGCTGCATGTATATAATGCACAAGTTTTCCAAGTACACCTATATAAAGTATTCACCCAGTTTTATAAGCTGCCAATGTTCACAAGTTGTTCATGCACTACAACAAAAATCCAATACCTTTTGTTACAGGATGCGTTTTCTTGAATTTGACACCTGAGATCTGCATCCAGAAAGTTGGTTATTATCCAAATCAAAAGTGATCCCAATAGCATATCACAGCCAAGCTATTCTGGGTAAAATgattacatgcatgcatgatgacCCACTTTCTGTTGTATAATTAGAGGCTAAtaactgtgcatgggttatttggagggcattgtaacaaatctaaacattttgcctttggaaccgaggaatatcctgaggggcACATCCCCGAAGGGTATTCCGAGTTGCAaaccaaaatgtttagatttgtcaCAATCCCCTCCTAacaactaatgcgcagttatcaACCCATAATTGATAATTTGCTGAAGCATCCTTTTGGATTTGGACAATAACCCCGGACAATAACAGGCTTTGGGGAGAGATCTCCTTTGCATCCTGCTCAATTTCATAAATGGTGTGTAAAATTATGTAGACATCTTCTGAATCTAAATTTACTTGTCTTAATTGTTGTTTCCTTGAAGGACTTACGAACAATGGCGACTGAGGAAGAGTTGTTACTTAGTATCGTAGGTGTAGAAGAGAATAAGCGGGtcactttgctttaaaaattgacattattatggtgctataaattacagatttctTAACAAGCAAACCATCATGATTTTCAATGTGCTGACAGGAAAATTGGCAGACACATTATGGGACATTTCAATGCAAGTGAAAGACAATATCACTAGAAACCCATAATGACGAGAAACTACCCATTTTAGGGGAAAATGGTGAGGCTAGGCGAGAAAGGGCCAGGATTTAAAAATGTGAGGAATGGAGATGTTAAGATAACTAAGTCTTGCTCAGATCATGGGCAAGGTTGGCAATGAAAGGTGAGAAAGAGGCAGGTAAGGCAAGGTACAAGCAGACCTTCAACAGACATTTTGTCTAGAATACGACGCAATTAACACCCATTGTTATCATGTTGActcaattggtcataaccaatttATTACACTCAACCAACCAGAAAGCCCAGGAAGATTATGACCAATTGAGTCAACATGATAACAATGGTGTTAATTGGGTGCTACTTAAATTCCAGATAAAATGTCTGTGGCAGGTTTGGATGTGCTGGATGTACCCCCCGCCCCCCTTTCCTTGCCATTTCCTGCCTTTTCTTGCCAAACTTGACCAGGATCTAAGCAAGACTTAGTTATCTTAAACTTGTCATTCCTCGCCTTTTTAACAGGCTACCCTGCCTTTCCTCACCATTTCTCGCCAAAATGGGTACTTTCTTGCCTTTGTGGGTTTCTATTGATAAGAGCAGCAGAAATTTAAGCATTACAGGACTTACCatgcccggggggtactcagtacaaatgaccatacggggatgtgccgcaaatatgggtagcattttcagccttctggtatatcaatgacccctttttcaaagcctattttggtatatgaatgggtccttttttcaaaattttctcaatttttccgAAAACAGCCCTTTTTTTCCTTTctcttgtaaaaactaagacaattttgggtcaattcggccgaaaatttagacttttggtatatcaatgggtccaaatttcttgaaaaattggtatatttatgggtctacttccaaaatctcagcggcacgtccctaccaaaaccaaacttgagtaccccccgggttaCCTTTCATTGGGGCCCAAAATGTGCGGCATGTTGGCATCTTGCGTGGTCGCTTAGATGTAGAGCCAACATGATAGCCACCAGACAAGTAGtgccgggaagtagtggctatggtcCGAATGTCGGAAAGCGTGAGCGGTTCGCTCTAAACGCTTCATGACACGCTTTCTCTTATTTGTCAGTAATGCTTTGGCTTGAGCTGCTCTTATCCTGAGTTTGTCTTTACTTGCTAAAGTATGCTGGGAAGAAGTAATACACTCATTTCCTACTACCTCTGCCATAACTCGTTTACCTGCATCTAGCCAACCAACATTAAAAGAAATAGTTGACAGCAGCACATTGCTGTCCGAATCTGTGTTTGGCGTTCTGTGTCAGAGAGCTGTCCTGTTGAAAAATACAAAGTTTCACATTCCATTATTAAGCCATTTTCCAGAGCAAAGCTGCACTTTATGATAGGATATACAATCCTTTCTTGGTACATACTGCATTATTAGGCGTTTgtgtccgtaacccgatcgacacaTCACTTTTTTcaattgatgaggttttggtatcacataagtCAACATCAGAAATTTGACGCTCCTCGATGTATTTCCGACAAATCACAACAGTTTCAGTTTGTATTCGGATCATTATTAAGACTAATCACGTCGACATAATGTGTGATCAATGCTGAGGAGACGAATCATGTTATTTCAATATCAATActgtcaaaacattattttaacaAACTTCACTTGTTGCGATGAAGGTAATTTGTGTTGTTTTCTGGTGATGTTCAGCGCTTGCATAAGCTGCACATGAAGGTTATGATGAATACATCgcataaatatttttgatatacaatcCTTTCTTGGTATATACTGCAAAAGATTATTAGTGCTGTTAATAGTCACACATCAATTGAGGTACAGAATATTGAAACTTTCACTCCATTTAAAGCTTATTTATAAACTTTGCTTCAGTGCTGTGCTGAAATGAATGGGAGATATGTTGTAATGATCTTACAGAAGATGCCTACATTTGATATAgttgtttgtaaatgaaaaggaaATTTGATTTAGTTGCTCGGTGCTGTGGTGAAGCTACAAAGTTGCACTATCACATATATATTCTTACATCATAATGGGCTTCATTACTGCTACCATGGCTGGTGTAAATGGATCATCCACTGGTTTAGAGTTGTTAGTACCACTAATCTCATCTTTCTTAAAATTGCACCAGGTGTCATTTCTTGTCGGGCAGTAACTGTGGTCCCCAGCATAGTGATACAGGCCAGCCATGGTTTCTGCTGACGCTGCTTCAGGATTCCCTTTGTTGGTCCTCAAAGCCTTGCCATAAAATCCTTGCAGCAAATCTACTCTTTTACGGTGGAGGCGACCCTTCTCGTCCAATGTCTTCCCGTCAGCAAGTTTCACTCCTTTCACCACACAAAAGAAAAGGAATCAATGAAATCAGCTCGCTTTATGTAATAAATTGAGgttttatcttatttacatatgTTTTATGATGTGTCCTGTCGAAATTTAATGACGTTAAAAACCACATATGATAAGCTTTTACACTAGTATAAAACTGTATGATACTCCATGAGGTGGTTATTGCTACGTGATCCTATGGctgtggagcaggcgactacaggaTTCCTCTATGCACAGCAATCATTGTCAAGTACGACTCTGGTCTCCAGCTATATACTGTCCTCTGATGGATGACCAGTGAAAAGGTTAAATACAAACTTTAATTATTAATACCTTTTTTCTTCTCTACAAGCTTTCTGAGTCTGCATCCCATCCTCTTCTGTATGTGGCCGACACATTCCTCTTTAATGGTTGTAACATCTGGCCCATATGGCTGCTCCTgtgtaattcttgaaaatgaaGAAGAATCGCCATCCCCTACATAAGTTGTGTATCTCAGTCCAAGAGTGTCTTCTGATCTGTAAAATCAGTTTCAAATTAACATCTATGTGAATACACAATATAAAATATAGGATGGAGTACCatcaaattccatcaatacaaaagttAATCACTTTGTGCATTGCAAGTTGACAACAGCAGAGTGTACAACACACATTTTGACCCCAAACTGACATCactgaaattaaaagaagaaacaaaTGCTGTACACATCATACAGAAAAATCGAAACAAATGGTGCTTGAGAAATAAATTCATGATTGGTAATAACCTGTTAAACAACCGAGAAATGTAATTGTAAATTGtaaccaacacagatgaactttcatgctagtaacCGAGAAATTCCTTCTGCCTCCATTGCCCGGCTAGATCCATCGAAGTAAATAAAATTGAGCAAGGCTTTGAACATACCCCATTTGAGCCCCCCGACAGTAGCGTACCTCTGTGTGATACATACAAGACTGTGTATCGGTATGGAGCAGTGACTCTCTCTGCAGATGCACTGCTTTTAATCTGTCTCGAGAATGTCAAATGGACAATACATGATTTTACTCTCGCTTGGAACACTTTTGCTGGACCAACTATTGCCGTCAGCAGATGGTGTGCAGTCTACACACAGAAAAGTAACTTGCAGTGAGGAACGTCATACAACATACTGAAATGTTTTGTTGCTAATATTTCAGTCTCCATAACAAGTTGTACATTGTATTGCCAAGTTAAAATGACACTGAAGATTTGCACTGTATTGCAAATTAATAGCAATGCACATGGTGTTCTAAGTTATAGTTGTCAATTAATATGAAATATCAGTTCTGTCTTAGTGTCTTTTAATGTTGAAGAAATCTTCAGCATTTCAATAGCATGCTTACCTTGGTTTCTGCACGAATAGTGGTGGGTGTGGATCTGCTGGAAACACCTTCATGTGATGGTGGTTGATTCTGCAATTATAAGTTGAATTCATTGTTATTAAATGTATTCCCAATTTTAGTTGGCACtttacaatatttacaacataaaaaaattgtggtgggtatgttcccccagaaTTTTGAAGTGGTGGGTCTTTATGAGCTGagggcgtaccggtaaaagggggagTCTTTTGGACCTGTTAACAGTCAaaacaggcgcgtagcaagcggggggacagggtggacgaagtccatgggccccggggGTTCAGGGACCCGAGCACAAaggcgaaaattaaataagaacggataatggagagcagggtcggatttttataccattgggcctgatgggcccgggtccagggcccctcAAATTTGGGGGCCCCAGAATTGccatatgcatctttcttttaacctcaATAACGGCATGTTTTCTGGTCAAAATAGcgcaaaattgttaaattttccatgcttcgcgcgcattcaaatagcagaattcatgttgatcttgggccaaaatagtctgaaattgaattgaacaaaatatgatagtccccctttagttaaaccaaaacttggccactgacttgagtgcacatgctttcctcggcacgtgagttcggggcctcaaaattttggcctggcccagggcccccataaggtaggctaaatctcgcctggttaaaagggcccatactgctccttgtccatggccccTGTACAGGCCTGAATTTACATCCTAATCACCTTGCCTGCTGACAGTTTATTATAGCCCATGGAAAGGACATGTATGGAGAGTTTGCATATTTTCTCGGTTATCCAAGAAATGTGACTGATCTGAAACTCAAATCATGTGGACAAATCAGGGGATGTGGgtgcaataaataataaattatcaaaCAATGATGACAGTCACATGAAGTATGACCATGCTGGCTTTACCTTTTTGGAGgcactgggccaggccaaaatttggaggcccaaactCACCGTAAGGAAGGATATGCACTCAAGTGGACAAGTTTGGTCTAGGTATATATAAGATCGATAATGGCAGCGGAACCATTACAATTTAGAGATAGACATGCATAGATTTAACCAGGATATTTGCGCCAGAAGAGCACACAAATGAAGTGAAATTTGCTATGGGCCAGTGCCCAAGAAGCactcaaaattttgcaatttgccctattttggccaaaaacatggtgtttttgggGCTACAAAGCAAGATCCATAACTCAATTGTAGAGGCCCCAAAATTATGGGGCCATGGAACAAGGTCCATGGGTAATACCCAAAAATGTGTCTTTACCTTGCTAGTATTCCTCTTCTCTGGAACAAACCCACTGCTTGTTGATGGTTCATTTTCCATTCTAGCTGACTTGATGATGTGGCATATTCAGAGAAAAACATAAGAtaaataacagaattaaatatgtACTAGACCAGTtgaatgtaaagaaaaataagcCAATAATTATGTATGAGATAAGAAACCAAACACAAGATGCAATCCACATGCCAACATTGACAAGTTTAGATTTGTGACTGAAAACCAGTGAATATGAAACTGAATGACTATGGTACATAGTACAGCGTCAAGCACCCTATGTTACTTTGAACATAGCCTCTCAAATTATGTCATTGCAGATAATTCAGTCCTGAAATAGTTTTCAAGCCTTGCAATAACATTAGAATGGATTCTGAATAAATGGGCCTTGATAGTAACATAATATATGGTTGTTCTGTTGGTATACTTTTACCCACTGGTGTGATTATAACTGGATCATCAGGTTTTACATAACATTTGTAAGTGCAGGGGATTGACCGTTTCCATTAATAACTGCAAGTTCTACTtgcgatgcccccccccccaaaaaaagaaccgtttttttttaaatatgggtTGTTGAAGGACATTTGAAGTAGGGTCAGTTGGGATTATTGTggtatttttgatgaaatttctTTCTTGAAGGCTAAATATGACCCTATAATATCACCGAAAGCTTGCAAATTGTGCAAATGTAATGATTTGTTGGCTAacatatcaattttaaacatgttcagagtATTTGTCAAAAAGTGAAcgtcaaaatcaataaatgttaGCCCCAAAATGGCTTATTTGACCTGATTTTAGCCAAAACTtggtaaaaacaaacattttcccAGAAcgtaaaatctgggttggtcactCCCGTAAAACCGAGGGGGTTTTTCATTGCCTACTGGAATCTGATGCGTCCGGCTGATGCGACTTATCATTTTGTGCAACAAaggtttgaaataaaatattattcaaaatctgacaaattctaattttttttaactTACATTCTTCTCAGTTGCTCCTCACTGCAGTGCTATGGGATAACGCAAAAGATGACACGCTGAAAAGGATTGGAAAGATTTGGCACACCTGACCCCTATTTTAGCACCAAAATTTGATTACCcctaccaccgatacaccttaccctctAAACAGGCAAAAATTGAACTGAAATCAgttaaattatttgaaataaaataaacacactacaatgtatctgtagtcatcttgtgactcaatgcctacattttggtcatcaaacatGTGATGACCCTGCTATATTTCTGTCCAAATATttataagcagtcaagttagctcaatcgataaggcgttcgactatggtgcgagaggttgcgggttcgaaccctcacGGTGATTAGTTTgctcccctggacaaggaactcactgcttattgtctcgttgtaacccgtacgaaactcggggagctgatcctggttgcgaaggttatttgtggaatgtctagggtgtgcgctcgtgaagctgcaaagtccctgagttgttgttaaatggttatggaatgatgtggggctgtagtggtcagtgacaacctgtaaagtgtgctgaggcttgtggatcaacgtctaggcgttgtgcctgtgcgtagcacactataaatcactacacTTTTTTTAACCCCCTCCAGTATATTTGGGAGTGGGGAcccacccccttccaaagaaaatgccagcccccacCCCCAGCTAGGTTGACAGCTagctataaaaatataaatactaATAGGACTCAGCTTTCAATGCTTGTTGTGAGTTTAATTAATATTAAGCTATACACTTCTCGATAATAATTATATACTGATGCCTGCTAACTACTACAGTCTACTACATGATCATTCGGACATTCAATCAAATTCAACTAGTATGCATataaagggtactacaccctggccaattttttttgcc encodes:
- the LOC140145549 gene encoding uncharacterized protein isoform X2, producing MNHQQAVGLFQRRGILARINHHHMKVFPADPHPPLFVQKPRSEDTLGLRYTTYVGDGDSSSFSRITQEQPYGPDVTTIKEECVGHIQKRMGCRLRKLVEKKKGVKLADGKTLDEKGRLHRKRVDLLQGFYGKALRTNKGNPEAASAETMAGLYHYAGDHSYCPTRNDTWCNFKKDEISGTNNSKPVDDPFTPAMVAVMKPIMM
- the LOC140145549 gene encoding uncharacterized protein isoform X1, whose protein sequence is MFFSEYATSSSQLEWKMNHQQAVGLFQRRGILARINHHHMKVFPADPHPPLFVQKPRSEDTLGLRYTTYVGDGDSSSFSRITQEQPYGPDVTTIKEECVGHIQKRMGCRLRKLVEKKKGVKLADGKTLDEKGRLHRKRVDLLQGFYGKALRTNKGNPEAASAETMAGLYHYAGDHSYCPTRNDTWCNFKKDEISGTNNSKPVDDPFTPAMVAVMKPIMM